One Patescibacteria group bacterium genomic window carries:
- a CDS encoding cohesin domain-containing protein, with protein MKILVFFSFIFVIFSVSSAAAEAASLYFSPASGSYAAGKNFSVSVYVSSQDQAMNAASGVISFPADKLEIVSLSKSGSIFSLWIKEPAYANAQGTINFEGIVLNPGFSGKSGKILTITFKAKTIGTASLSFSASQVLANDGNGTSILSGAGRANYSISAAVPQPPVITPAPAAGIPPSPIITSLTHPAPLPWYSDNNPRFTWLITPDITADRISNDKSPDSRPKTIYSPPLAEIKFSDLEDGVWYLHVQLRNEAGWGDIAHFPFQIDTKPPEQFSLSFIDGKETGDPQPKILLTATDTLSGVEFYQIKIDGGNTIAIPAEAAGTASYVLPLQNPGEHYLFAQVFDRAGNYNSLTDKFIITSVQPPVFTKYPFVMSTEGILAAEGRTYRNGNLIIWLQKGNNSPQSFAVKGDQDGNFAFSYDKKLASGIYQLWAEAVNERGAKSNPSERITILVEQPLISKIISLAMSTLGAVILFLVLIILLVIQFWYLFRGRRRPATAKDQEKYRDKK; from the coding sequence ATGAAAATTTTAGTGTTTTTTAGTTTTATATTCGTGATTTTTAGCGTCTCAAGCGCGGCGGCAGAAGCCGCCAGCTTGTATTTTTCTCCGGCTTCGGGCTCTTATGCCGCGGGCAAAAATTTTTCCGTCAGCGTCTACGTCTCCAGCCAGGATCAGGCGATGAACGCGGCCTCTGGCGTGATCTCCTTTCCCGCGGATAAATTGGAAATTGTTTCTCTCTCCAAAAGCGGATCAATTTTTAGTTTATGGATCAAGGAGCCGGCTTACGCTAACGCTCAAGGAACAATAAATTTTGAAGGTATAGTGCTGAACCCGGGATTTAGCGGCAAGAGCGGAAAAATACTTACCATCACCTTCAAAGCCAAGACTATCGGAACCGCCTCGCTATCTTTTTCAGCGAGCCAGGTCTTAGCCAACGACGGCAATGGCACCAGCATCCTTTCCGGCGCCGGGCGGGCAAATTATTCCATCAGCGCCGCCGTCCCGCAGCCGCCGGTGATCACGCCTGCTCCAGCCGCCGGCATTCCTCCTTCTCCCATAATCACCTCTCTCACTCATCCCGCCCCTCTTCCCTGGTATAGCGACAACAATCCCCGATTCACCTGGCTGATCACTCCGGACATTACGGCAGACAGGATATCTAATGATAAATCCCCTGATTCGCGCCCCAAAACCATTTATAGCCCGCCTCTTGCCGAAATTAAATTCAGCGATTTGGAAGACGGCGTTTGGTATTTGCATGTGCAATTGCGCAACGAGGCCGGCTGGGGTGATATCGCCCATTTCCCCTTCCAAATTGACACCAAGCCGCCGGAACAATTCAGCCTTAGCTTTATTGACGGCAAGGAGACCGGCGACCCGCAACCCAAAATACTCCTGACGGCGACCGATACTTTGTCCGGGGTGGAATTTTATCAAATAAAAATTGATGGCGGTAATACTATCGCTATTCCTGCCGAGGCGGCTGGAACCGCCTCCTATGTTTTACCGTTGCAAAATCCGGGCGAACACTATCTCTTCGCCCAGGTCTTTGACCGAGCCGGAAATTATAATTCCCTCACCGATAAATTCATTATCACTTCCGTCCAGCCGCCAGTTTTCACTAAATATCCTTTTGTCATGTCAACTGAAGGTATTCTCGCGGCCGAGGGACGGACTTATCGCAATGGCAATTTGATCATCTGGCTCCAAAAAGGAAATAACAGCCCGCAAAGTTTCGCGGTAAAGGGCGATCAGGATGGCAATTTCGCTTTTAGCTATGATAAAAAATTAGCCAGCGGAATTTATCAGCTTTGGGCGGAAGCGGTTAATGAACGAGGCGCCAAAAGCAATCCTTCGGAAAGAATAACCATCCTTGTCGAACAGCCGCTAATTTCGAAAATTATCTCTCTGGCCATGAGCACGCTTGGCGCAGTGATTCTTTTCTTGGTGCTGATTATTTTATTAGTTATCCAATTCTGGTATTTGTTCCGCGGCCGTAGACGCCCGGCAACAGCTAAAGATCAAGAAAAATATCGGGATAAAAAATAG
- a CDS encoding glycosyltransferase family 2 protein: MKFSVVIPAYNEAESIAAAVKALLAQTVAKNDFEIIVVDNNSKDDTAKIAAIAGADLVIGEKKQGSNLARQAGLDKARGEIIAFLDADSIPPPNWLEMIGQDLATPDFVAVSGPYDYGFTGLKKFLDSIYTRRLMPKAPALLEMIFRKKCGVIIGGNFAARRAALDAIGGLPALDYWQGDDAAIAIMVSRRAGPILFDTKLIIKSSPRRFAKVGFLRLAARYMVTYLKIFFDKKYS; encoded by the coding sequence ATGAAATTTTCCGTGGTTATTCCGGCTTATAATGAAGCCGAAAGCATTGCCGCGGCGGTCAAGGCGCTATTGGCCCAGACTGTCGCGAAGAACGATTTTGAAATTATTGTCGTTGACAATAATTCCAAGGATGATACAGCCAAGATCGCGGCGATTGCCGGCGCTGATTTGGTGATCGGAGAAAAAAAACAAGGATCGAACCTGGCCCGCCAGGCAGGATTGGACAAAGCCCGAGGCGAGATAATCGCCTTCCTCGATGCCGATTCGATTCCTCCGCCAAATTGGCTGGAAATGATCGGCCAGGATCTGGCAACTCCTGATTTCGTGGCGGTTTCCGGACCGTATGATTATGGCTTTACCGGCTTAAAAAAATTTTTGGACTCAATTTACACCAGGCGCCTGATGCCTAAAGCTCCGGCTCTTTTGGAAATGATATTCAGAAAAAAATGCGGAGTGATCATCGGCGGCAATTTCGCCGCCCGCCGCGCCGCCTTGGATGCCATCGGCGGCCTTCCCGCTCTTGATTATTGGCAAGGAGATGACGCCGCCATCGCCATTATGGTTTCCCGAAGAGCCGGACCAATCCTGTTTGATACGAAATTGATCATAAAAAGCTCTCCGCGCCGATTTGCCAAAGTTGGATTCTTGCGGCTGGCAGCGAGATATATGGTGACTTATTTGAAAATATTCTTCGACAAAAAATACTCTTGA
- a CDS encoding endonuclease/exonuclease/phosphatase family protein, whose product MEQQLKIITFNIWDLPLWFNKERRARIAKVAEYLKGKNADIICLQETWDKDNQRLLRERMGPEYFCAFGEDRSKKYWLKDFSNFCGGLMIFSKFPVSKESFFPFFRYYSVCEMFGHKGFLEAVVETPRGKLRVINTHLHSWIFWGKKFRLQQLRRIMDRLGPDRTPVVMGGDFNQHDILSHESFAAMLATNNFSIPASEGLLFSLPTYRKENPLVDRWPNRVPFSHRLDYIFTRGLEQWGFAVKDHRPIVLEPPLSDHDPVELILTKEDDALI is encoded by the coding sequence ATGGAACAACAATTAAAAATCATCACTTTCAATATTTGGGATTTGCCGCTTTGGTTCAACAAGGAGCGCCGAGCAAGGATTGCCAAGGTCGCCGAATATTTAAAAGGAAAAAATGCCGATATCATCTGTTTGCAGGAAACTTGGGATAAGGATAACCAGCGCCTGTTAAGAGAACGGATGGGACCGGAATATTTTTGCGCGTTCGGCGAAGATAGATCGAAAAAATATTGGCTGAAGGATTTTTCCAATTTTTGCGGCGGGCTGATGATCTTTTCCAAATTTCCAGTGAGCAAGGAAAGTTTTTTTCCTTTTTTTCGTTATTATTCTGTCTGCGAAATGTTCGGACACAAGGGATTCCTGGAAGCGGTGGTGGAAACTCCCCGGGGAAAATTACGGGTGATCAATACTCATCTGCATTCTTGGATCTTCTGGGGAAAAAAATTCCGCCTCCAGCAGTTAAGAAGAATAATGGACCGCTTGGGGCCGGATAGGACCCCGGTGGTGATGGGCGGTGATTTTAATCAACACGATATTTTGAGCCATGAATCTTTTGCGGCGATGCTGGCGACCAATAATTTCTCCATCCCTGCCAGTGAAGGATTATTATTCAGCCTACCGACTTATCGCAAGGAAAACCCCTTGGTCGATAGGTGGCCGAACCGCGTGCCGTTTTCCCATCGGCTTGATTATATTTTTACCAGAGGCTTGGAGCAGTGGGGCTTTGCCGTCAAAGACCATCGCCCGATCGTCCTCGAGCCGCCGTTATCCGACCATGATCCGGTCGAACTGATATTAACCAAAGAAGACGATGCTTTGATCTGA
- a CDS encoding ATP-binding cassette domain-containing protein, which yields MPIIIETKDLTKKYKGLTAVNSLDLAIAEGEIFGLLGPNGAGKTTTLMMLTTLVKPSSGTATVNGFDIVKEPGKVRKSIGMVFQDPSSDDTLTGYENLKLHGMLYNIPPVEREKRIKEVLQLVELTERKDELVKNYSGGMRRRLELGRGLMHYPKILFLDEPTLGLDPQTRDHLWRYIKDLAGKMNITVIITTHYMEEADLLCDRVAIIDAGKIVALDAPSKLKEVIGGDVVKIKISEPRLEEIKKLSYVSKTDFKDGVVSLTVLNASEHLAEILQTIGKVDSVEVHTPTLSDVFLHYTGREIREDSPEGGWGARMINYRTKK from the coding sequence ATGCCGATTATTATTGAGACAAAGGATCTGACCAAAAAATACAAGGGGCTGACCGCGGTCAATAGCCTTGATTTGGCAATCGCCGAAGGGGAAATTTTCGGTTTGCTCGGGCCCAATGGCGCGGGCAAGACCACGACGCTGATGATGCTGACGACCTTGGTCAAACCGAGTTCGGGAACGGCAACGGTCAACGGTTTTGATATTGTCAAAGAACCGGGCAAGGTCCGCAAGTCGATCGGCATGGTCTTCCAGGATCCTTCGAGCGACGATACCTTGACCGGCTATGAAAACCTGAAATTGCACGGCATGCTTTACAATATTCCGCCGGTGGAACGGGAAAAAAGGATCAAGGAAGTTTTGCAGTTGGTGGAATTGACCGAACGCAAAGATGAACTGGTTAAAAATTATTCCGGCGGCATGCGCCGGCGCCTGGAATTAGGCCGCGGCCTGATGCATTACCCGAAAATTTTATTTCTGGACGAGCCGACGCTCGGACTGGACCCGCAGACCCGCGACCATCTTTGGCGCTATATCAAAGATCTGGCCGGCAAAATGAATATTACCGTCATCATCACCACTCATTATATGGAAGAAGCTGATCTGCTTTGCGACCGGGTGGCGATCATCGACGCGGGAAAAATTGTCGCGCTTGATGCGCCGTCAAAGCTTAAAGAAGTGATCGGCGGCGATGTGGTCAAGATAAAAATAAGCGAGCCGCGCCTGGAAGAAATAAAAAAATTGTCCTATGTCTCCAAGACTGATTTTAAGGACGGCGTGGTTTCATTGACAGTGCTTAATGCCAGCGAACACTTGGCGGAAATTTTGCAGACCATCGGCAAAGTCGATTCGGTGGAAGTTCATACTCCGACCTTGAGTGATGTCTTCCTGCATTATACCGGCCGGGAGATCCGCGAAGATTCTCCCGAAGGCGGCTGGGGCGCGCGGATGATAAATTATCGGACGAAAAAATAG
- a CDS encoding ABC transporter permease, whose product MNSELRGILAIWYRELKVFQREKSRLVGAIVTPVLWLLLFGGGLGSAISITGVNYQAFIFPGILAQSVLFSSIFFGIYIVWDRKIDFLKEVLISPVSRFSIFAGKVVGGATDSLIQSMILLTIGWIFGATGVIAGLQIDIVKFVLCLIIIAFTTTALVSIGLAIGSMMDSFEGFQLISSFLLFPLFFLSGALFPIDKLPVWIAPFTFINPLTYSVDGMRSIILGASQFSVWMDFGVMAGFAALTLVVGAFAFERMKL is encoded by the coding sequence ATGAACAGCGAACTTCGAGGCATTCTGGCCATTTGGTACCGGGAGCTGAAAGTTTTTCAGCGGGAAAAATCCCGGTTGGTCGGCGCGATCGTCACGCCGGTTCTTTGGCTTTTGCTTTTTGGCGGCGGCCTGGGTTCGGCTATCTCCATCACCGGCGTCAATTACCAGGCTTTCATTTTCCCCGGAATACTCGCCCAATCGGTTTTATTTTCCTCGATCTTTTTCGGCATTTATATCGTTTGGGATCGCAAAATCGATTTTCTTAAAGAAGTCTTAATCTCTCCGGTTTCGCGCTTTTCAATTTTTGCCGGCAAAGTCGTCGGCGGGGCCACTGATTCGCTCATCCAATCGATGATCCTTCTGACTATCGGCTGGATCTTCGGCGCCACCGGAGTAATCGCCGGATTACAGATCGACATTGTTAAGTTCGTCCTGTGCCTTATTATTATCGCTTTTACCACCACCGCCTTGGTCAGCATCGGTTTGGCGATCGGCTCAATGATGGACAGTTTCGAAGGCTTTCAATTGATCTCCAGCTTTTTGCTTTTTCCGCTTTTCTTTCTTTCCGGCGCGCTTTTCCCTATCGATAAATTGCCGGTCTGGATCGCGCCTTTCACTTTCATCAATCCCCTCACCTATTCGGTCGACGGCATGAGGAGCATTATTCTCGGCGCTTCGCAATTTTCCGTCTGGATGGATTTCGGCGTCATGGCCGGCTTTGCCGCCCTCACTCTCGTCGTCGGCGCTTTCGCCTTCGAAAGGATGAAATTGTAA
- a CDS encoding GreA/GreB family elongation factor — protein sequence MRQPIRKADKYLRGKPDPKMTQAKFAELTADLARMKKIRPPLAAEVKRLAAMGDFSENAAYQIAKGRLRGLNQAMLDTEDQLARAEIIEPNKNKTVVGLGSLVTVESSKKKKTFQILGSTETDPAAGIISASSPLGSALLGKRIGETISVKLANKTVEYKIVKIE from the coding sequence ATGCGCCAACCGATAAGAAAAGCCGATAAATATTTACGGGGCAAGCCGGATCCAAAAATGACCCAGGCTAAATTCGCTGAATTGACTGCTGATCTGGCGCGGATGAAAAAAATCCGCCCGCCGCTGGCTGCCGAAGTAAAACGCTTGGCGGCCATGGGCGATTTTTCCGAAAACGCCGCTTACCAGATCGCCAAGGGCCGGCTCCGCGGGCTGAATCAGGCGATGTTAGATACCGAGGATCAGCTAGCCCGCGCTGAAATAATCGAACCGAACAAAAACAAGACCGTGGTCGGCCTTGGCAGTTTAGTGACGGTAGAGAGCTCTAAAAAGAAAAAAACTTTCCAAATTCTCGGCTCAACCGAAACCGATCCGGCAGCCGGAATAATTTCCGCCTCTTCCCCGCTCGGCTCGGCCTTGCTCGGAAAAAGAATCGGCGAAACAATAAGCGTTAAACTTGCCAATAAAACTGTTGAATATAAAATAGTAAAAATCGAATAA
- a CDS encoding cation-translocating P-type ATPase — translation MLKKFEVYFDKIYAAVLICLLLIYYFRFAPRADLLIIFIVASLVGLLPVLTSAIRSINKRQISVDLLASIALIAAMLAREWTSVVFINLMLTSARIFGAYTENKAHSALRSLLKLRPEKARVKRNGKIIKIATEKIRVGDLVIIAAGERISVDGTVIQGEAEIDQSSLTGESAPVAKKINDPVYSSTLNLAGSLTVRADKVGRDTTLEKIVKLVEESQKNKSKIRTTAEVFATWYIILTVGGAFIVFFLTRNIDLVLSLLLVACADDIAVAVPMAFLASVGYAARRGVIIKGGEFLEGLTGVKQVLLDKTGTITAGRMKAHDLTVFSGFTEQQLLSYAGKAESVSTHPIAQSILEYVRSRGVKIEEPDIFKESTSQGIEVGGKDEKIVCGKISFLEKENVRFDEEQKKIIAQEEANGYTLVAVGYNGRPAGFLALSDVIRPGTEKVISELNELGIKKIVMLTGDNDKVAARIAKQLGIKEYHANLLPQDKLDFIKKSLSRKYKTIMVGDGVNDAAAISLADIGVAMGAIGSDSAIEAADIALMKDDLSELPEMIELGKYTTQISGQNFWIWGVVNVVGFCLVFSGMLNPVGASAYNFATDFFPLLNSMRLFTLHLKLSKPSFTIKKSGVALEN, via the coding sequence ATGTTAAAAAAATTCGAAGTTTATTTTGATAAAATTTACGCGGCCGTTTTGATTTGCCTGTTGCTGATTTATTATTTTCGTTTCGCGCCCAGGGCCGATCTGCTGATCATTTTTATCGTCGCTTCCTTGGTCGGCCTCCTGCCTGTTTTAACAAGCGCCATCCGCTCGATCAATAAGCGCCAGATTTCCGTGGATCTGCTGGCGAGCATCGCCTTGATCGCGGCCATGCTGGCCCGAGAATGGACTTCGGTGGTTTTTATCAATTTGATGCTGACTTCCGCCAGGATCTTCGGCGCTTACACGGAAAATAAAGCGCATTCGGCCTTGCGGAGCTTGCTGAAACTGCGTCCGGAAAAAGCCCGCGTTAAGCGCAACGGCAAGATCATTAAAATTGCCACGGAAAAGATCAGAGTCGGCGATCTGGTGATCATTGCCGCCGGCGAAAGAATTTCCGTCGATGGCACCGTAATCCAGGGTGAGGCAGAGATTGATCAATCTTCTTTGACCGGCGAATCAGCGCCGGTGGCGAAAAAGATCAATGACCCGGTTTATAGTTCGACGCTTAATCTTGCCGGTTCGCTGACGGTGCGGGCGGACAAGGTCGGCCGCGACACGACTCTGGAAAAAATCGTCAAGCTGGTGGAAGAATCGCAAAAAAATAAATCGAAGATCCGCACGACGGCGGAAGTTTTCGCCACCTGGTATATTATTTTGACGGTTGGCGGCGCGTTCATTGTTTTTTTTCTCACGCGAAACATTGATTTGGTTCTGTCATTATTATTAGTCGCTTGCGCCGATGATATTGCCGTGGCCGTGCCCATGGCTTTTTTGGCCTCGGTCGGTTATGCCGCTCGCCGGGGAGTGATCATTAAGGGCGGAGAATTCTTGGAAGGCTTGACGGGAGTCAAACAAGTTCTCTTGGATAAAACCGGCACGATCACCGCCGGCCGGATGAAAGCCCATGATCTTACGGTTTTTTCCGGTTTTACCGAGCAGCAATTATTATCTTACGCCGGCAAGGCCGAAAGCGTTTCTACCCACCCGATCGCCCAATCGATCTTGGAATACGTCAGATCTCGCGGCGTCAAGATCGAGGAGCCTGATATTTTCAAGGAATCGACCAGCCAGGGGATCGAGGTCGGCGGCAAGGATGAAAAGATCGTCTGCGGCAAAATTTCCTTTTTAGAAAAGGAGAATGTGCGCTTTGACGAGGAACAAAAAAAGATCATCGCCCAAGAGGAAGCCAACGGTTATACGCTGGTGGCGGTGGGCTATAACGGCCGGCCGGCGGGATTTTTGGCGCTCTCCGACGTGATCCGTCCGGGTACGGAAAAAGTCATCAGCGAGCTCAATGAGCTGGGTATTAAGAAGATCGTTATGCTGACCGGCGACAATGATAAAGTCGCGGCCAGGATCGCCAAGCAATTGGGGATCAAGGAGTATCATGCCAATCTTTTGCCGCAGGATAAATTGGACTTCATTAAAAAATCTTTGAGCCGGAAATACAAAACCATCATGGTCGGCGATGGCGTCAATGACGCGGCGGCGATCTCTTTGGCTGATATCGGCGTGGCCATGGGCGCGATCGGTTCAGATTCGGCGATCGAAGCGGCGGACATCGCCTTAATGAAAGACGACTTATCGGAATTGCCGGAAATGATCGAACTGGGAAAATATACTACCCAGATATCCGGGCAAAATTTTTGGATCTGGGGCGTGGTGAACGTGGTCGGTTTTTGCCTGGTTTTTTCAGGCATGCTTAATCCGGTCGGCGCTTCAGCTTATAATTTTGCCACTGATTTTTTCCCGCTGCTTAACTCCATGCGTCTCTTTACTCTGCATCTTAAGCTGAGCAAGCCATCGTTCACCATTAAGAAATCAGGAGTTGCCTTGGAAAATTAA
- a CDS encoding YbhB/YbcL family Raf kinase inhibitor-like protein, whose product MKKILLILAILALAGCATSAPKAKTFYQSYEATGTPPMIANKIYMNIISPDFINGDFLPADLSCQGEGRAPLLQIANVPTSTASLALVVDDPDAPAGVFTHWLVWNISAAAKTIDAKNLPSGAVVGANSGGTNKYFPPCPPSGVHHYYYRLYALDEKLKLPAKTNMKNLLKAMTGHILDEAVLMGKYQKK is encoded by the coding sequence ATGAAAAAGATCTTACTTATTTTGGCGATTTTGGCGTTAGCCGGCTGCGCGACAAGCGCGCCGAAAGCAAAGACTTTTTATCAAAGCTATGAAGCCACGGGCACGCCGCCGATGATTGCCAACAAAATTTATATGAATATTATCAGTCCGGATTTTATTAATGGCGATTTTTTACCTGCCGATCTATCCTGCCAGGGAGAGGGGAGAGCGCCGCTTTTGCAAATAGCCAATGTGCCGACCAGCACCGCATCGCTCGCTTTGGTCGTCGACGATCCCGACGCCCCGGCCGGAGTTTTTACCCATTGGCTGGTTTGGAATATCAGCGCCGCGGCCAAAACGATCGATGCTAAAAATCTGCCTTCTGGCGCGGTGGTCGGCGCTAATTCGGGCGGGACGAACAAATATTTCCCTCCTTGTCCGCCTTCCGGCGTTCATCATTATTATTATCGCCTTTACGCTTTGGACGAAAAATTAAAGTTACCGGCCAAGACCAATATGAAAAATTTGCTTAAAGCCATGACCGGCCATATTCTTGACGAAGCGGTATTAATGGGAAAATATCAGAAAAAATAA
- a CDS encoding bacteriohemerythrin, translating to MPLIMWNENYSVGVKEIDQQHQQMIGIINRLYEMVENKNFNDAVVSDILTELVEYADYHFSTEEKYFREFDYPKTESHVEMHNDYRARAGEMKEDYEAGKKNEVLLDLGNFLNGWWTWHINNTDKEYTECFHQHGLR from the coding sequence ATGCCTTTGATAATGTGGAATGAAAATTATTCGGTCGGTGTCAAAGAGATCGACCAACAGCACCAACAGATGATCGGCATCATCAACCGGCTGTATGAGATGGTGGAAAATAAAAATTTCAACGATGCGGTCGTTAGTGATATTTTAACGGAGCTCGTCGAATACGCCGATTATCATTTTTCCACCGAAGAAAAATATTTTCGCGAGTTTGATTATCCGAAGACCGAGAGCCACGTCGAAATGCATAACGACTATCGCGCCAGAGCCGGAGAGATGAAAGAGGATTACGAGGCCGGGAAAAAGAATGAAGTTTTGCTCGACTTGGGCAATTTTCTCAATGGCTGGTGGACTTGGCACATCAATAATACCGATAAAGAATATACCGAGTGTTTTCACCAGCACGGCTTGCGTTAA
- a CDS encoding DUF1294 domain-containing protein gives MDITIFYFLIFLVFINLVSFAVMVLDKNFAVAGQWRVSEGLLFFLAIFFGGLGIYLGMVTFHHKTRKWYFYFGIPLILLQNFCSLVLLYQIIKGTCLFIRP, from the coding sequence ATGGATATAACAATCTTCTATTTTCTAATTTTTCTGGTCTTCATCAACCTTGTTTCCTTTGCCGTGATGGTTTTGGATAAGAATTTTGCCGTTGCCGGGCAATGGCGGGTGAGCGAGGGCCTGCTGTTTTTCCTGGCCATTTTTTTCGGCGGGCTGGGGATTTATTTAGGCATGGTAACTTTCCATCACAAAACCAGAAAGTGGTATTTTTATTTCGGCATTCCTTTGATCTTGCTTCAGAATTTTTGCAGCTTGGTTTTGCTTTATCAGATCATTAAAGGAACCTGCTTATTCATCCGGCCATGA